One genomic window of Niveibacterium sp. SC-1 includes the following:
- a CDS encoding efflux RND transporter permease subunit encodes MNVSSWSIRNPIPAILLFILLTLAGLMSFKAMKIQNFPDIDLPTVIVTASLPGASPGQLETDVARKIENSVASVQGVKHIYTKVQDGTVTVTVEFRLEKATQDAVDDVRDAVTRIRADLPSDLRDPIIAKMDLSGLPILTYTVSSSRMDDEALSWFVDHDVAKAMLAVKGVGAVARVGGVAREISVELDPARLLALHATAADISRQLRQVQQEASGGRADLGGAEQSVRTIGTVASAEELARMEIALTDGRRIRLDQVATVRDSVAEQRSAALLNGKPVVGFEITRSRGAGEVEVAQGVKEALDRLRAAHPDISVTEAFNFVDPVEENFHGSMSLLYEGAFLAVLVVWLFLRDWRATFVSATALPLSIIPAFLGMHLLGFTINVVTLLSLSIVVGILVDDAIVEIENIMRHLRMGKTPYQAAMEAADEIGLAVIATTFTLIAVFLPTAFMSGVPGKFFVQFGWTAAIAVFTSLVVARLLTPMMAAYILKPLVNTHDEPRWLAIYMRWAKACLNHRWRTSIAAAVFFFGALMLVPLLPTGFVPADDLSQTQVHVELPPGSTYKQTLAAAEQARAIVQKNPFVKLVYTAVGGGSAGGDPFAGSGAAEVRKATLTINMTRRQDRGGVSKQAVEAQLREGLEALPGARVKVGLGGSNEKYVLVLAGEDGELLSQHAAKVERDLRTIPGIGNITSTSSLVRPELIVRPDFARAADLGVTSAAIADTLRIATAGDYDQGLAKLNLSQRQVPIVVKLEANARQDLDLVSRLAVPGAHGPVMLGNVASLSMDSGPAQIDRYDRQRNINFEIELNQQPLGEVEKHALALPSLKNLPPGVTQTTVGDAEAMAELFGSFALAMLTGVLCIYIVLVLLFHDFVQPVTILAALVLSVPGAFLALFVSHTALSMPSMIGLIMLMGIATKNSILLVEYAIVARRDHGLSRWDALLDACHKRARPIIMTTIAMGAGMLPIAIGLGVDPSFRAPMAIVVIGGLITSTFLSLLVIPVVFTFVDDFIQWSARMIRRIRGSAHHHRAHAHPPKTNES; translated from the coding sequence ATGAACGTTTCATCCTGGTCGATCCGCAATCCGATCCCGGCCATCCTGCTCTTCATCCTGTTGACCCTTGCGGGGCTCATGTCCTTCAAGGCGATGAAGATCCAGAACTTCCCGGACATCGACTTGCCGACGGTTATCGTCACCGCCTCCCTGCCAGGTGCCTCGCCGGGGCAACTGGAGACGGACGTCGCCCGCAAGATCGAGAACTCGGTCGCCTCCGTGCAGGGCGTGAAGCACATCTACACCAAGGTGCAGGACGGCACGGTCACCGTGACCGTGGAGTTCCGCCTGGAGAAGGCCACGCAGGACGCCGTCGACGACGTGCGTGACGCGGTCACGCGGATCCGCGCGGACCTGCCCAGCGACCTGCGTGACCCGATCATCGCCAAGATGGATCTGTCGGGGCTGCCGATCCTCACCTATACCGTCTCGTCCTCGCGCATGGACGACGAGGCGCTGTCCTGGTTCGTCGACCACGACGTGGCCAAGGCCATGCTCGCCGTCAAGGGCGTGGGCGCGGTCGCGCGGGTCGGTGGGGTGGCGCGCGAGATCAGCGTCGAACTCGATCCGGCGCGCCTGCTGGCTCTTCACGCGACGGCCGCGGACATCTCGCGCCAGTTGCGCCAGGTGCAGCAGGAGGCCTCCGGTGGTCGCGCCGACCTGGGCGGTGCGGAGCAATCGGTGCGCACGATCGGTACCGTCGCTTCGGCCGAAGAACTGGCGCGGATGGAGATCGCGCTCACCGACGGCCGCCGCATCCGCCTCGATCAGGTGGCCACCGTGCGCGACTCGGTCGCGGAGCAACGTTCGGCGGCGCTCCTCAATGGCAAGCCGGTGGTGGGTTTCGAGATCACGCGCAGTCGGGGCGCGGGCGAGGTCGAAGTTGCGCAAGGCGTGAAGGAAGCGCTGGATCGGCTGCGCGCGGCGCATCCGGACATTTCCGTCACCGAGGCCTTCAACTTCGTCGATCCGGTGGAAGAGAACTTCCACGGCTCGATGAGCCTGCTCTATGAAGGCGCCTTCCTCGCGGTGCTCGTGGTGTGGCTGTTCCTGCGCGACTGGCGCGCGACCTTCGTGTCCGCCACCGCGCTGCCGCTCTCCATCATTCCTGCCTTCCTGGGCATGCATCTGCTCGGTTTCACTATCAACGTGGTGACCCTGCTTTCGCTCTCGATCGTCGTGGGGATATTGGTCGACGACGCGATCGTCGAGATCGAGAACATCATGCGCCACCTGCGCATGGGCAAGACGCCCTATCAGGCGGCCATGGAGGCGGCCGACGAGATCGGCCTGGCGGTGATCGCGACCACCTTCACCCTGATCGCGGTCTTCCTGCCCACCGCCTTCATGAGCGGCGTGCCGGGCAAGTTCTTCGTGCAGTTTGGCTGGACGGCGGCGATCGCGGTCTTCACCTCGCTGGTCGTGGCGCGTCTGCTTACGCCGATGATGGCGGCCTACATTCTCAAGCCGCTCGTCAATACGCACGACGAACCGCGTTGGCTGGCGATCTACATGCGTTGGGCGAAGGCGTGCCTGAACCATCGCTGGCGTACGAGTATCGCGGCGGCCGTCTTCTTCTTTGGCGCATTGATGCTGGTGCCCCTGCTGCCCACTGGCTTCGTGCCCGCGGACGATCTTTCGCAGACCCAGGTGCATGTCGAGCTGCCGCCGGGCAGCACCTACAAGCAGACGCTCGCCGCCGCAGAACAGGCGCGCGCGATCGTGCAGAAGAACCCGTTCGTGAAGCTGGTCTATACCGCCGTCGGTGGTGGCTCGGCCGGCGGTGATCCCTTCGCGGGTAGCGGCGCGGCCGAAGTGCGCAAGGCTACGCTCACCATCAACATGACGCGGCGCCAGGACCGCGGCGGGGTCAGCAAGCAGGCCGTCGAGGCGCAGTTGCGGGAGGGCCTGGAGGCCTTGCCGGGCGCGCGGGTGAAGGTCGGGCTCGGTGGCTCCAATGAGAAGTACGTGCTGGTGCTGGCAGGCGAGGATGGCGAGTTGCTGAGCCAGCATGCGGCCAAGGTCGAGCGCGATCTGCGCACGATTCCGGGCATCGGCAATATCACCTCGACCTCCAGCCTGGTGCGTCCGGAGCTGATCGTGCGACCCGATTTCGCGCGGGCGGCCGACCTGGGCGTGACCTCCGCGGCCATCGCCGACACGCTGCGTATCGCGACCGCGGGCGACTACGATCAAGGCCTCGCGAAGCTGAATCTCTCGCAGCGCCAGGTGCCGATCGTGGTGAAGCTGGAAGCGAATGCGCGGCAGGACCTGGATCTCGTCTCTCGCCTGGCCGTGCCGGGCGCGCACGGGCCGGTGATGCTGGGCAACGTTGCGAGCCTGTCCATGGACAGCGGCCCGGCGCAGATCGATCGCTACGACCGCCAGCGCAATATCAACTTCGAGATCGAGCTCAACCAGCAGCCGCTGGGCGAAGTGGAAAAGCATGCGCTCGCGCTGCCCAGCCTGAAGAACCTGCCCCCGGGCGTGACGCAGACCACCGTGGGCGACGCCGAGGCGATGGCCGAACTCTTCGGCAGCTTCGCCCTGGCCATGCTCACGGGCGTGCTCTGCATCTACATCGTGCTGGTGCTGCTGTTCCACGACTTCGTCCAGCCGGTGACGATCCTGGCCGCGCTGGTGCTGTCGGTGCCAGGTGCCTTCCTCGCGCTCTTCGTCAGCCACACGGCTTTGTCCATGCCCTCGATGATCGGTCTGATCATGCTGATGGGCATCGCGACGAAGAACTCGATCCTGCTGGTGGAGTACGCGATCGTGGCGCGTCGCGACCACGGGCTGAGCCGCTGGGATGCGCTGCTTGACGCCTGCCACAAGCGCGCACGCCCGATCATCATGACCACCATCGCGATGGGCGCCGGCATGCTGCCGATCGCGATCGGCCTTGGCGTCGATCCGAGCTTCCGCGCGCCGATGGCGATCGTGGTGATCGGCGGCCTGATCACCTCGACCTTCCTCTCCCTGCTGGTGATCCCGGTGGTCTTCACCTTCGTCGATGACTTCATCCAGTGGAGCGCGCGGATGATCCGTCGCATCCGCGGCAGCGCGCATCACCATCGCG